The following proteins are co-located in the Acidimicrobiia bacterium genome:
- a CDS encoding Mur ligase family protein, producing the protein MRAWLDDHINLERKVGVPVGSRRRLSPEPLSRMESLIELLGSPQLQYPAIHITGTNGKTSAARIATGLLVDAGLSVGTDTSPYLERFNERIAWNGEPIPDDELDRILGCIAEIEPLLPDRPSYFEIINATALEWFADIAVDVAVIEVGLGGTWDSTNVVDGRVAVVTNVELDHVEYLGPARRDIAAEKAGIVKPGSTLVLGETDRELVPIFIERNPERVVVRDADFGVTANTLALGGRVMDLFTPYATYPELFLRLHGAYQADNAVAALTAVECFLDRPLGYDIVSDAFASVESPGRLEVVGHNPLVVIDGTKNIAGARAIRAALDEEFPRTERTWVIGVLRQKDAREMLDALGVSEVDRVVCCRPEIPRARDPEDVADAARALGVPADRVDVIDRVADAVRHAIAQSAIDGQVIVAGSLYVAGPARTALLH; encoded by the coding sequence CGCAGCTCCAGTACCCCGCCATCCACATCACCGGTACCAACGGCAAGACCTCCGCGGCGCGCATCGCAACGGGCCTCCTCGTCGACGCCGGCCTGTCGGTGGGCACCGACACCAGCCCCTACCTGGAGCGCTTCAACGAGCGGATCGCCTGGAACGGCGAGCCCATCCCCGATGACGAGCTCGACCGGATCCTGGGATGCATCGCCGAGATCGAGCCCCTCCTCCCAGACCGGCCCAGCTACTTCGAGATCATCAACGCGACGGCCTTGGAGTGGTTCGCCGACATCGCCGTCGATGTCGCAGTGATCGAGGTTGGGCTCGGCGGTACCTGGGACTCCACGAACGTCGTCGACGGCCGGGTGGCGGTGGTCACCAACGTCGAGCTCGACCACGTGGAGTATCTCGGACCGGCACGACGCGACATCGCCGCCGAGAAAGCCGGCATCGTGAAGCCGGGATCCACGCTCGTGCTCGGCGAGACCGACCGCGAGCTCGTTCCGATCTTCATCGAGCGGAATCCCGAGCGCGTCGTGGTGCGCGACGCCGACTTCGGAGTCACCGCCAACACGCTCGCACTCGGTGGGCGCGTGATGGATCTTTTCACGCCGTACGCGACATACCCCGAGCTCTTTCTTCGTCTGCACGGCGCGTACCAGGCTGACAACGCCGTCGCCGCGCTCACGGCCGTGGAATGCTTCCTCGATCGTCCGCTCGGCTACGACATCGTCTCGGACGCGTTCGCGTCCGTCGAGTCGCCCGGAAGGCTCGAAGTGGTCGGGCACAATCCACTCGTCGTCATCGACGGTACGAAGAACATCGCCGGTGCTCGCGCGATACGCGCGGCACTCGACGAAGAATTCCCGCGCACCGAACGCACGTGGGTGATCGGCGTGCTGCGTCAGAAGGACGCGCGCGAGATGCTCGACGCTCTCGGTGTCAGCGAGGTCGACCGCGTCGTGTGCTGCCGTCCCGAGATCCCGCGCGCGCGCGATCCGGAAGACGTCGCGGACGCTGCTCGCGCACTTGGAGTTCCAGCCGACCGCGTCGACGTGATCGACCGTGTCGCCGACGCCGTACGGCACGCCATCGCGCAGAGCGCGATCGACGGCCAGGTGATCGTCGCCGGCTCATTGTACGTTGCCGGTCCGGCGCGCACCGCACTGCTGCACTAA